A stretch of DNA from Xyrauchen texanus isolate HMW12.3.18 chromosome 36, RBS_HiC_50CHRs, whole genome shotgun sequence:
CAGAAAGAGGAGGAGATAAAATTAAAGATGTAACCGGTGGATTTAAGACTGCATCTCTGCACGGAGCATCCAGGGAAACCAGCAACAGAACAGCAACCTGCTGGAACACAGaaacaaatcataaatgtaaaatgctgCTGGATCTTGCAACAAAGGATGCATTCTATATTCATAGAGGCCACTAAACGGATATGTCATTTGTTGGACACGTGCTGGCCCAACATACCTGGATACAGAATTCTCAGATGTTATGTCTTTCGGAGACCGTACCGTATTAAAGTTACGCTTCGGCTGGGACACTGTACAGAAAAGGACACAAATAGCAATTACAACCATTGTTGCATATTGTCTTGCCATCTCAGTATCATGATGAAATGTGGGGCTGTGTTGTATTGATGTTCAATTCAAGAACCACTCTTTGATGCAAAGAATATTATGAATATTGTTTAGCTTCTTGATAGGCCTAattattatgtaaaaatgcattccATTTCTTTTAACAATTGATGCGTATCAGGTTATAATAGGTTTGTTAgctattatttaaacatttttggacAAATGTATCCCAAAACTAAATGGACAAATTCCACATGACCATACCAGTTTACCACTTAAAAATGTTTGCATATATGCCTAATTTAAATATATGGAGAAATATATGAAAACATCTATAgatttccatttaaaaaagtACTTTAGTTACTTTTATTTGGAGCTAAATACAGTCATGCAGGTGAACAGAATTTGGGacaatttaaaagaaaacttTATGGCAATTACACATTATGGATGATAGAGGTCACTGCAAGCAAAACAAACAAGATAAAacccatttaaaggaatagtttatataacttgaatgtccaaaaagcaaataaaggcagcataaaagtaatccatatgactccagatgttaaattcatgtctttagaagtcaatccccatatacataaatacagtgtatgtatgtatgtgtctaACTGTATTATGTACTAAATTTACTATATACTattatattataaacattattttgaaaaaggggaaagacatacacatataatccCTAAATGAAATAGCTCCCTAGCTAATGATTAGCACAAGATACGCAAGCTCCTTATCTTTATACTTACTAGTCACCTGGTGGACTTTCTTCACTAGTGTCCCATCTCCCTCGGAGTCTTTGGGTCCTCCAATTCTACAAAATTTCaaagaaaacaatttttaaaatattgtttatgctttttgaaaaattaaaactTTATAAGCAGCTTTGTTTCGATGATTAGGTTACTTGCAAATATTTGGTTTgaagttacattttattaaatgttccCTTCGTATCCACACTTTTTTCACACATCTTACACCAGATGGTTTCGCAAAGACTTAATAGACAGCATCTAAACACCTAGGCCCCACCCCATAACATTGTTCTAAAACTCTCTCATTGTCATTAAATCAAGACAGAGTGGAACCTTTGCTGCAAATGATTGTGATATCcagaaagaaaaggaaatagCACCCAATGTTCTGCTTCATATGCTGACAAACAGTGAAACAGTGACAAATGACACCTATACTCAGGGCTGGatttgtaatctggcataccgggcatttacctggtgggccaatgcactttgggcccgatcaggggtggactggccattgagAGAACCGGGACTATGCTGAAATGAGCCTCTTCATTCTGCAGAATGGGACgcaatatgccgaagggggcagcgatatgcagaaaaaaacAGCGACACCCCCCCTACCCCCCTCGACAATTTTTGGCCAGTTTTTTGTAAAATTCcttggccgatttctcttcccagtcaacCCCTGCCTATGCTACAAAAGAGTGTCCTGTTTTAATCCCAAACCTGTTTGTCCCAGTAATCCACATTGTGTCTCTGTAAACATGTTTTTCTCTGGAGACTTTTACCTCTGAACACGGGATGGTGGTGCAAAAACCCCATATTTGGGCAAACAGTGGAAGTAACGCACTCCAAATACACTGCCGTCATGCTTTCCAGTGGGCTGCTCCAATTCCACACCAAACCAATATCCTGATGGTAagaatatgcacacacacacacacgcatgcgcgcacgcgcacacacacgtgcCCAGACAGATCATTAGAATCTTCCTTAAACTGCTAAAAATGCTGTGACATAAATGCTAGTACTTTTATAATCAATATCACATTATTTATAAAGGTCTCGCACTGCACAAGTTTCTACATATTCTCAGTATTTTACACCATAGCTTAGATCTTCACATAAACATACCAGGAGCAAAGTCTGTCTTTCCAAAAAAGCGGACAATTCCTTGCTTTTGGCCGGCCACCAGCACCTGATCCCCAACTTCAACCTTCACTCCATCAGGATCCAAACCCCCAGACAGAGACTTCTTTCTCGGAACtggttgaaaataaaataaaaaatgcaacaacTCAGAAGACAAACTTCAAGTGTTCAAGAGCTTTGAATTATTCAAATACAAGTAATGTAACTACTGTTGCATACAATATTTTAAGTGATCAGGGATAATCAGGAGTCTGAACCGCAATCTGATTCCAAGCGGAGCTCTGAAAAAGCTGCACATTGTTACTTCAACAGGACAACTTGATCGTGAGCACTCACTCTTTTCAcgatctttctcttttttctctttcttgatCTTGCCAGTCACACGAGACAAATCCATGCGAGGGGTTTTGGGCGTGGAGGTGACAGAAGAGGGGGTCTGTTCAACAGCTTTGCTGATTTTTGACACAGGGGTGAAAATACCTGCAGAACAAATcagtatataaaacataaaactctgaatataACATCAAACTACAGTGCTTTTcatgacaataaaaaatatttgaaaaacgtTTTGTAACAGCACAGAGAATAAAGTTACAAATCATGAAATACATGAAGTAATAAAACACACCTTGTTTTGGGGAGCAGATAAAATAGCGGATCCCACCCACACTCCCGTCATTCTTGCCCTCTGGCTCATCCAGCTCGATGCCCACCCACTGCCCGCTGGCGAAATCAGTGGTGCCACAGAAACGGAGGGTGCCAGTCTGCAGGATAGAGGCAGAATTCATCATGATGGGTGCATTCATTTACTTTAGTTGACAAAAACTCTACTTGCATTTGGACTTGGCACACATCTGGAAACCTATTTAAGCTGTGCAATGAAGCAAACTAAGCTTTTGTTTATGTACCCCTGAATTATGTCTAAAGATTGCGATGTGTCAAGTATTATGTCTTATGATGTAAGTCTTGCTCACAGTTAAAAAATACAATGCTAATGAACCAGTATATAATGCATCAGCTAACAACCTCACCTTCATGTCGTCCAGCACCACACGGCCCCCAAGTTTGAGGCCCAGGGAGGAGAGCATGAGGTTTCCGGGGATGTTGTCATAGTTTGGCAGGGTGGCACGAGGAAGGTTACAGCTGAGCGGCACTGCGTCCAACAGCAACTGCTTCAGCTCTTTAGCCACCATAGCAGCCTCTGTTTTATCCAGACTCATGTCTATGGGGTCAGGGACGACCTCTGCAGGGTCTTGACCTTTATCATTCTGTTTAATATGGAATAAGAGTGTATACTAATTAGTGATAAACCAATATATCATCCAGGCCTGTTTTTCATCACTTGTGTGCCTtcaataattcatttaaaatggtACAGCAGTGTTCCAgtgaattttttaaaatataaatattccaTGTACAGTAGTTTCTCAATTAATGTGAGGTAATAAAAGCTGGatgcataataattatagaagaatatatatatatatatatatatatatatatatatatatatatatagccctaatcgtttatttttttttgctgtcatAAATcgtacatatacatacagtatacagtattgaCCCTCTTCATTCTATGTATAGGAATTGGCCATTGAAAACCCACATATGTTGATCACTAATGTTACAGAAGTAGTGAAATAGCAACAGCAACACAGAAGTCTAAAACACTGATTCAAAAGGAAGTGGATTTGGGACGTAGCCAGCTCAGCAAATTAACTAAATGAAATTAACTGTACATTTAAATCATCagttttaaaagtacattttaaatcatcATGCTTACTCTGACAGAGGGGTTGGCTCCATGTTCCAGCAGACACTTGACAGCGTCCAGGCAGAGGTTGGAGGCAGCAATGTGCAGAGCTGTGCCATGATAAAAATCACTACAGGTGGAGTTGAGCACTGTGTAGAGAGAGGAACAACTGATATGACAACAGATATaacattgtattttgtatttctaaacactgaaagtgaatggtgcctgaAGGTAACATTCTGCCTATTATCTAATTTTATATACCTAGGAAGAAAGTCACAagtggttggaacaacatgagggtgagtaaatgatgacagaattaaacattttgggtaaacaattcctttaagtttaACGAAGAAGCTTCCAGATGTCATGCTAAGTATACAAACACTGTGCACGCTTTTTAAAATCACCTTTAGGCTTGGAGGCTTTGAGCAAAATGCGGATCAGTTCTGGCACATCGAAGTAAGCTGCGTAATGGAGAGCGTTCATGTTGGTCCAACGACTGCGCAGACTCACATCAGCACCTAGAGCTATGAGCTGATTGGACAGCCGGAGCGCTGCCTCAGGATCACCTGAGAGGAAAACACATAGTTACTATAGCAACTGTCACATGCTTCAGGCATGTCATTATGACAGGCAAAAGTAAAATGAATGGCAATTTTGTGCTTTTGAAGGATTAAAACTTCAAACTTTGAAGAAATTAAAATTTAATGACCTCAGTGCTGCAATTACAGAGAAATGTCACATTTCTAGGGTGGATCCCAGATTATGAGGCATGCCTGGGCAAAGATTCTGTGTTCCAATTGCTAGCAGTGACACTCACCCACTCCATGAGCTCCCGCTTTGCAGCAGTAGTGGAGAAGAGTCATATCCGTTAGGCCGTCACGGTCGTTGACATGGCAACCTCGCTTTAAAATCTGAAAGCGAAAATGTGACAGAAcataaagagaaagaaataatcagagaaagagaagagaCTGGCCAGTGTTAACTGAAACTGCAACACCTACACCAATAATTACTATAccagtaattattattaattaccaAATATTAAAATGGTCTTTCTGTTTCTTGCTTTAGTCTATTATAAAACTTGagtcaaatgataaaaaaaaataacaaaaacaactgaaaggataaaaaaaataaaaataaattatatatatattttatttactgtatagaAAGGAAAAACCCTGTGACAGACTGCCATCCATCAGGAATCCAATTAATAACTAATGCAGACTAGTAGACAATTTTGCTCTTGAGTAGATGCAGCTTTTCAACAGTAAATGGCCACTTTTGAAACTGGACAAGAGCCAAGTTAGTCAGATGTACTCTAATGATGAAACATTATTTCAATTAATACTAATGCTATGTGACTGAAGGAAGCCTTGTTGCTGAGTCACTCTTAACATGGCAGTTCCTCAATGTATAGCagccattttctaaaaaaaaaaaacgagaaaaaaaaacaaaaaactgtatcaGCAGGGAGCATGTTTTTTATTGACTGAAATGTTTGATTCTAGGAATCCACTGCTGACAGTGCACATCCAAAACGTAGTTACATTAAAATTCTTTAAGAACATCCATATGCTAACTCCTAAATGTTACTTCAGAAAGTTGACAAAAATAAACTTTAGCAGATATCACGTTAAAattttacagtctttctcttcctggaaaaccaataaaatgctctctagaatgtgTATGTCCCTAATACCACCTGCTTCTGACTTGCAAAAGTAAGTAACAAATCCCACCCCACCCAACTTCCGGTTTCAACAGGAAATTAGCACAAGAAAGATAAGAGCATTTGTCAAGcaattttatggggtctttaaaattCTACACAAGATATTCCTCCACCTGCAATCTGTTTAACTTCAGAACTAATCTTAGTTCATCACAAACAAGGCTTTTACTTTCCAGACTTCTGATGTTTTTCCACAGTGGTTCTCATCCAGGGGGCGGGACCCACTAGGGTGCCTCAACACACTTCCAAGGAGGCCTCAATTTGACTtattaaataagaaatattaaaataataaacataattcaaCTAAAATAAAATGCCAAAGATGTATGCCTACAAATTATAAAGACTCTTTATGAAACTTCTAAAatcaaaaattaaccatgataaattattttaatcagacacgtCTAGTTTCGGGCTAAGGGtcttcaaatattgtcttggacagtgggGGGCTCAAAAGGATCTCAAAAAGATTGTTTTACCAGACCAAGTTACGTTGGCTGCAGtgagcagactgatctcacagcaAACTCGGAAACAGTAGATTTACATTCTTTTTTGGGGGGCAGTGTttaccgaaattcgaaacactgccccccatTGCCAAAGTACTGTTGACCATTAGTGCACATGTgaagaaggatatagctgcaggccgaaATCCAAAAAAGTCTGATCTGGAGCTCCAAATCACCAGCAAAGACATACAgtgcccctaacctaaccctaaccgtgGGTGGAAGTGGCGCCCCATTTTGGAGTGTGCCCAACCCTCTTCTGGAGATTTCCCCGCCCTTTTTTTAGAGATCTCTGGGCTGCAGCAATGCCTACTTTAGGGGTGGACAACTATTTTGATAAAGGGGCTACATCTGGCTTTAAGTACCGTAGGCTAGTGAATAcagggggccacattgtactccttttgagatacaatgttctgcattgattaggtttttgtatcttttaagcccagaaatagttgtgtactcaattttctgaagtgtatctgtgactgatgggactattctgcaatggcctaagtattgtattgctctacaaaggtagatacttttctatcaggcattaaaaaactgaataaaggctgagcttattatAGATTATTTTACCATATCTACTTctgtgttaatttattattcaatttaacactctctacatctgttttaataaaaaaatcaaaaatgatataaacttttaatgtttgtcacaaATTGGGGGaaattacttattttattctcaaaacatagCCTGTTTTCacgctaaaagggtcatgatgcaggTCTCTTCAATGGTTTGACTTTCCATTCAGatcacaactgaataacacaggctgcatgactatgataaatgattacgtcaagagttagattaacatacaggtgcgaggggactttctaaattgcacaaataaaaaatacataaacatattCATCTcttgcttgcttttgctcgcgtgtcaatgattacccctccatgtgTCAGTGATGCCgaaatctacttttatatttaatttcatcactgagaaggtttacctgcaaagtagcaccaaacatcacaagcagcctcaagaatcgACACAGGGTAGCCATATAACACTTTACCTttagcagaatattgcactagagATCGCTAAGTTTTTTCAAAGGGAAAAGCGAGAGCTAGAAAGAGCGCACTCACGTGCATGGTtgtcagattgcacaaaataagtataacattaggcggaatatttcaaatttgcgcaagtataaatctcaaattgGGGGttttgcgtctcttatctggcaaccctgagcatgttacaCGCTTGTGGAtatgcgttaggtcccaatgcaagataactgaaatatccactgaaaagaaaaaaaaaaaaaaaaacgcttttagGCTAAATGAGCAAACCATCAGTGGAGCAAAACTGTTAAATTATAGGAAAAAAATTCAACTTCTGAATCACATAACCGAAGACGTTGACGCAACACGCTAACGGTCACGCTACAAGGGAAGGTCAACACGcaggagccgatgcaaaaatgtttgatagTAGATGGTGCTTATCGGTGAGTTCACACAATGTGGGTGATCCTAGTGTACCAGAACTGTTGGAAAAAACATATTTACTTCCTGCAAGATCATAAGAGAGCTGAGCCTCACAGAGATCTGAAAGGTGAAGCTGATTTAAGGCATAACTCAATGGAGAGTTCAGTCAGATGAAGAAGGCTTATTATCCCTGCAACTGCAGCACCTCTTGGGACACCCTTTCACAGTACCACATCTACTATCCACCACACCCACATCTTTATAGACCACAATCAAAAGTAATGTGAACATGGGGGCTTAAATGTCCTTAAAATGACATATAAATCACAAGCTAAATCTGTTGTATGTTGTTTAAACACTACCTTTAATGTGCGTGGGATTTTgccccaaaaaagtatttaaacacttaagccatacttaaaaatgtatcaatggctttgcattatataacaaatatcaaaccaagtggcacttATTTTAAAGAGATAtggcacacttttcaagcaaaacaataAGCAGGTAGAAGCTTGCTTAAATGATTCAACAATAGATATATTAGGGCGTTAGTGGAACATGTGCACAGTTAATGTGATTCATTtcttacatccactaaaaatccccTTGCAACCAGTTGGCTGAATGAAACAGctgaaatagttaaaaaaaagggatgtttgcagatgccacttggtttgatatcatgtcatcattcatacatttttaactgtGACTTAAGTTGCCTGAATACTTTTTGGCTCCACTGTATACCTAAGCACAGAAAGAAATCAGTGTGACAGAAAGAAATATGACCCTTTCTCAAGACAGcttgaataaaatgaaaacatacaaaattaGAAACTGTAAATATAGCATATCCAAACAGTACAATACCCTTggccatactaaataaaaaacTTTTGGCATAAGACAAGTGTCTATATGAAAAAACATAATGGTTCACATACTTATTGTGGAATAATAGAGTAGAAAGACAGATTTCCAGCATGTAGTGGGATAGTCCACTAATTTTCTTGTATCGCAATCAAGTCACAATCGCAAATGTTACTAGAAAAGTTCATTTATATTacataaaagcaaatgtaaatgTGCAATCTTTCTACAGGGCTAAAGAGCCATCTATACTCTGAACTCACAGCACCTTAAAATTATTTCCTAAATCGCTTTAGATGCTAAGTTGACAACATTTGCTCTGACATGTAAGGACAAGCTGTTTTCTCTCCCAAAACGTTAAGAGGACAAAGCCTTTAACAAGTTTAAATACAACCCATTCCATGTGGGAATTGGAGCCAGTTAATTCATCGATAGGTCATATTACACAGAAATGCCAGCAGCCAAATGGAAACTCAATACGTCTCTCTATAAATCCTGACAAACAATTATCTGTCACTAGGTCACTGTCTTCATCCATTAGGTTTAAAACTaataaattacactttcatgATTGCAAGAATCAGGCATCTATACATCTATACATCTAGCCAAATACTTAAAATTGAAGTTCGAGGTGGTTCTCACCTCATTGCCTATGATATCGATCTTGTGCTGAACTTGTGGGACCCACTGGCGGATGATGGCGAATAGCTCTGGGATTGTGGTCTGAGGGTCAATCAGAATCTCCATACAAGCCGGATCATTTGGGTCAAAGAAGGTGAACGCTTAAATAGAAGCAAGTAAaaagcaagatacatttaatgGGCAAAGAGGTTTTCAGACAGAAAGTAATTAAACCATTAAGATGGTGTTTTACCACTACATTCTGTGCTGTGAATTTATCAGATTAGACAAAATCTATTTAATTTTATATCCAGTTTTAATAGCATGTAGTACAGGACTTccactttttcactgtaaaatatttgtaaaaggcAGAACCAGTGGTAGATCGGGCAGCTAGTAGAGAAACCCACCATAGTCCTTGGGATGTGGAGCCTGTGCAGATGGATGCACCATGGGTTTTTTGCGAGGTTCATGAACAGGGCTGGTGAACTCAGATGCTGGTTGTGCCTCTTCCACCTCAGAAGTTTTCTCTTTAGTCATTCTGTTTGATGTGATTGGGCCTGgacataaacaatgtgcattGTTAGGACTAAACAAAGACATCAGATCCTGTCAAGTCACTCCAgattacattaaatgttttaacCAGTACCATGTTGAAAGGATGATttggtcttaaaggaatagttcacccaaaaattaaaaatttctCCTCATCCtgaatgtgcatgactttctttcttcagcagaaaaaatgaaggtttttagaagaatatctcagctgtgtaggtcctcacaatgtaattgaatgggtgccaaaattgttaagctccaaaaatctcataaaggcagcacaaaagtaatccatacgactccagtggttaaattaatgacttcaaaaatggtaTGATAGGTCTGgttcagaaacagatcaatatttaagtcaattttaacTAGAAATTCTTCTCCGTGCTCagccaatctccactttaactttcacattctcttTCTAGTGTTTTTGGTGGgtcacattcttcatgcttatgccccctactgggcagggcgAAGAATTTCTAAGTAAGACTAACATACTGCTTAAATTGGAttggacaacatgagggtgagtaaatcataacaGAATTTATGATACCTTTAAAGAAATAGCATAaagccaataaaataaaaaagtctgtCCTAAAAGTCACAACAGAAAAGAATGGCTATTTTGGCCGATACCTCTTACAATACTTGATAACTCATTATAAAACTGTTTCTGGATTAATCCGTGACCATTATTCCATTAAAGCATGGGCCACTAAAAGAACAGATTCCCTTTTTGCTCTCTCAGTATAGGACAAAAACATCCACACAAAATCTGCCGTCATTAGATCACTGTTTCACTttggaattatgctttaaaaatttacaaagatatacaaagcttttttttaatgttcaaacaataaatcatttccattgaacatggatagGATCTGTTGAAAGCATGACAGGCCAAATTTTTATATGGAGCCACAATAAAAGATAAATagaatttaaaaagttaaaatgaaaactaaatatgATACACGATGACTGAtatgaaaaaaggttattttgtgcttttaaaatatttttgaacctcagtttttgcacacattttatatgtatgtactgtatattatagaacattacaaatacttcctatgcatatgttgggcaattccacatAAATGTCAACCACATGAAAAGAGAAAGTCTGCTGGTTTAAAAGCGTTTTCAATACTTACCATCATTATGTCAACCTATAGACAAGTGCCATTTTCACAGCTGTCACATCCATTTATGGCAGTTTTTACGCATTAAAGTGTCAATAATATTTGACATGTTCTTTTACGTATTGAGGCTGTTATTATTTCTGGAATGTGTGTTTAAATTCAAGTTTTAACTAAGATTGttacaaattaattataaatcaacCATCTTTTTTTAATATCAGTGTTATCCTGCTTATAACCGACatgcagatggttttaatttggttaatAATTGGCCGATATCGGCAGCCGATtcatcggtgcatctctaaaatAAAGCAACTGTAATTTACACAGTAATTCAGACAACTATAGCTGTATTCTGCAGTAATGTAGCTATAACATCAGCCATGAAAATAACATTCAGAGGTCAGTCTCAAATAAATGGACAAGCACCTGCTTCCAGAACCAAGCTAAGTGCACAAACGATTGTGCTCATTGTGATTGAGATCGAATGCAAATATTCAAAtctctttgttttattaaattaatttgaaagttATCACAAATGTTTGGCAATCGAATTAGGATTTTGGATCACCATTTAACATGTCAATAACACCTAAGGAGAATTTTGCAACTAGACCGCATCTGAAGACTATGGGaactatttgttattatttaggAAAAAACAAAGAATGTATTGTAGAACTGGAATGAAATATCAttgacatgaaaaaaaattaaataacaaaacacTTTAGAATGTGAAATCTCCAAAATCCCATTATGATTAATCATTATTTTAAGCATTATGCTATCTTTATACATTGTGCAACCCTGGATGAAATGAATGATTTACCAGAATTGATTTAGGTTTTGATCAGGATCCATCACAATATCCATTTTAGGAGATGCCTGGTTACTCAGTATTTAACATTGCTAAGCAATGCCAGTacttatgtaaatatgtttaggAGAGAAATGGtcaaagtaaaaataaacattcaatatCACTCACTGTTTCTAATCACGCACTATAAATTCATCCAATGGATCTGTACACTGCTTCTGGAATGCGATAAGCCCACACATTAGCCAAATATGGTACTGCAAGCTAGCAATGTCCTTCTTTTGCATCTGTGGAGGACTTTGGTAGTGTTTATGCACTAAAAGGGCAAGACATTCTAtcagaatttaattaaattagaaaatgaCAACCCTAACAGCATTAACATTTCTTGGTGTGCATGATAACTGCAATCTTATGATTCAAAGATCAAAGGTTTCTCAactaattaatagaaatgtataatatagataataaaacaatcacattttaatattCAACAACAATTGAGtaaacaactctctctctctctctctctctctgtctatatatatatatatatatatatagacacacacacatatcagtatgataatagcattacaaaaatgcatcagatacaattttattagtttattagaaATGTGTTAACAATATAAAGACTGACTAATTTATTCTAATGCTGTCCTCAATCGCCCCATTAGTAAAATATAGTGTTAGTCAATATAATACACAGCTGAAGATTTTTTACACTAATGCCTAAGGACATTTCAGCTGTATTATCGCTGGATATTTTATTTTGAGATGTTCTACAATAGTCAACCAAAAaaaggggcgtattcagaaatgGATTACTCACAAAGGCAATGAGCACAGTCTTCAATCTCTCAGTGTTATTGATTAAAATAGATTTTGATAAACCTTAATCATTTAAAAACGGTATCTCTCGACAAAACATGGAGAAGCAGGTGCTAAACGACGCGTATAATAACGCATTCTTATAAAGCATGTCAGTCTTTCTTACCCTGTGTCAACAAGAAAACATGGACGCTCAATCACGCAGCACTTGAAAAACAAGCAGGCTACTGTTCACGCGCCAAAAAACACGATTGCTATTTACATCCCGTTAATTTAACTTGACATAGCAAAATAATATCCGTCTTACCTGAAAGCAAGCCACAAAATCGTTTCTTGTCTCTGTTGTCAGCGTCGGGTTGAGAGAAATGCGATGGAGGATGTAGGGATGCTGCGCCTTGTCCTTCTTTTAGCCTGCGTCACGGATGTGACTCACGCCTGGACCACTCTCCTCCAAGCTCCATTCACATCCCTCAACCAAACTTGATACTCATTCTAGAATTTGCTTGATGAAGAGTGCTTTACAGTAAGTTTTCAAG
This window harbors:
- the clip3 gene encoding CAP-Gly domain-containing linker protein 3 isoform X1, with product MTKEKTSEVEEAQPASEFTSPVHEPRKKPMVHPSAQAPHPKDYAFTFFDPNDPACMEILIDPQTTIPELFAIIRQWVPQVQHKIDIIGNEILKRGCHVNDRDGLTDMTLLHYCCKAGAHGVGDPEAALRLSNQLIALGADVSLRSRWTNMNALHYAAYFDVPELIRILLKASKPKVLNSTCSDFYHGTALHIAASNLCLDAVKCLLEHGANPSVRNDKGQDPAEVVPDPIDMSLDKTEAAMVAKELKQLLLDAVPLSCNLPRATLPNYDNIPGNLMLSSLGLKLGGRVVLDDMKTGTLRFCGTTDFASGQWVGIELDEPEGKNDGSVGGIRYFICSPKQGIFTPVSKISKAVEQTPSSVTSTPKTPRMDLSRVTGKIKKEKKEKDREKIPRKKSLSGGLDPDGVKVEVGDQVLVAGQKQGIVRFFGKTDFAPGYWFGVELEQPTGKHDGSVFGVRYFHCLPKYGVFAPPSRVQRIGGPKDSEGDGTLVKKVHQVTMSQPKRNFNTVRSPKDITSENSVSSRLLFCCWFPWMLRAEMQS
- the clip3 gene encoding CAP-Gly domain-containing linker protein 3 isoform X2 translates to MTKEKTSEVEEAQPASEFTSPVHEPRKKPMVHPSAQAPHPKDYAFTFFDPNDPACMEILIDPQTTIPELFAIIRQWVPQVQHKIDIIGNEILKRGCHVNDRDGLTDMTLLHYCCKAGAHGVGDPEAALRLSNQLIALGADVSLRSRWTNMNALHYAAYFDVPELIRILLKASKPKVLNSTCSDFYHGTALHIAASNLCLDAVKCLLEHGANPSVRNDKGQDPAEVVPDPIDMSLDKTEAAMVAKELKQLLLDAVPLSCNLPRATLPNYDNIPGNLMLSSLGLKLGGRVVLDDMKTGTLRFCGTTDFASGQWVGIELDEPEGKNDGSVGGIRYFICSPKQGIFTPVSKISKAVEQTPSSVTSTPKTPRMDLSRVTGKIKKEKKEKDREKIPRKKSLSGGLDPDGVKVEVGDQVLVAGQKQGIVRFFGKTDFAPGYWFGVELEQPTGKHDGSVFGVRYFHCLPKYGVFAPPSRVQRIGGPKDSEGDGTLVKKVHQVTMSQPKRNFNTVRSPKDITSENSVSRLLFCCWFPWMLRAEMQS